The Skermanella pratensis genome has a window encoding:
- a CDS encoding F0F1 ATP synthase subunit epsilon → MADKVEFELVSPEKLLVSQPVDMVVVPGGEGNFGVLAGHAPMITTVRPGVIDIFEGDRVVDRIFVAGGFAEVTETRCTVLAEQATNLNELDRAAVEQEVRDVGEDVEDAKSDSERAVAEGRLAIARAKLEAITGTTAH, encoded by the coding sequence ATGGCCGACAAAGTCGAGTTCGAGCTGGTTTCGCCGGAAAAGCTGCTGGTCTCCCAGCCGGTCGACATGGTCGTGGTGCCGGGCGGCGAGGGTAACTTCGGTGTGCTGGCCGGTCACGCGCCGATGATCACCACGGTGCGCCCCGGCGTCATCGACATCTTCGAGGGTGACCGGGTCGTGGACCGGATCTTCGTCGCCGGCGGCTTCGCCGAGGTGACCGAGACCCGCTGCACGGTCCTGGCCGAGCAGGCGACCAACCTGAACGAACTGGACCGCGCCGCGGTCGAGCAGGAGGTCAGGGACGTGGGCGAGGATGTGGAGGATGCCAAGTCGGACAGCGAGCGCGCCGTCGCGGAGGGCCGTCTGGCAATCGCCCGCGCCAAGCTCGAGGCGATCACCGGCACCACCGCGCATTGA
- the atpD gene encoding F0F1 ATP synthase subunit beta translates to MTAVIQPSNAPANAAPGNAVGKITQITGAVVDVQFEADLPAILNALHTQNEGKTLVLEVAQHLGENTVRAIAMDTTDGLVRGQPVNDTGSPISVPVGPATLGRILNVIGEPIDERGDVGHSSTLPIHRSAPDFVDQSTEAQVLVTGIKVIDLLAPYAKGGKIGLFGGAGVGKTVTIMELINNVAKAHGGVSVFAGVGERTREGNDLYHEMIEGGVIKTDGPGSKVALVYGQMNEPPGARARVGLTGLTLAEYFRDEEGQDVLFFVDNIFRFTQAGSEVSALLGRIPSAVGYQPTLATDMGALQERITSTKKGSITSVQAIYVPADDLTDPAPATSFAHLDATTVLSRSIAEMAIFPAVDPLDSTSRILDPRVVGDEHYQVARSVQKVLQTYKSLQDIIAILGMDELSEDDKLVVARARKIQRFLSQPFHVAEVFTGTPGVLVSLEDTIKGFKGIVNGEYDHLPEAAFYMVGKIEDAVEKARKMAAEAA, encoded by the coding sequence ATGACTGCTGTTATCCAGCCCAGCAATGCGCCCGCCAACGCCGCGCCCGGCAATGCCGTCGGCAAGATCACCCAGATCACCGGCGCGGTCGTCGACGTCCAGTTCGAAGCCGACCTGCCCGCCATCCTGAACGCCCTGCATACCCAGAACGAGGGCAAGACGCTGGTGCTCGAAGTGGCCCAGCACCTGGGTGAGAACACCGTGCGCGCGATCGCGATGGACACGACCGACGGCCTCGTCCGCGGCCAGCCCGTCAACGACACCGGCAGCCCGATCTCCGTGCCGGTCGGTCCGGCCACCCTGGGCCGCATCCTGAACGTGATCGGCGAGCCGATCGACGAGCGCGGCGACGTCGGCCATTCCTCGACCCTGCCGATCCACCGTTCCGCCCCGGACTTCGTCGACCAGTCGACCGAAGCCCAGGTGCTGGTCACGGGCATCAAGGTCATCGACCTGCTGGCGCCCTACGCCAAGGGCGGCAAGATCGGCCTGTTCGGCGGCGCCGGCGTCGGCAAGACCGTCACGATCATGGAGCTGATCAACAACGTCGCGAAGGCGCACGGCGGCGTGTCCGTCTTCGCCGGCGTGGGCGAGCGGACCCGCGAGGGCAACGACCTCTACCACGAGATGATCGAGGGCGGCGTCATCAAGACCGACGGTCCGGGCTCCAAGGTGGCCCTGGTCTACGGCCAGATGAACGAGCCGCCGGGTGCCCGCGCGCGTGTCGGCCTGACCGGCCTGACCCTGGCGGAGTACTTCCGCGACGAGGAAGGCCAGGACGTCCTGTTCTTCGTCGACAACATCTTCCGCTTCACCCAGGCGGGCTCGGAAGTGTCCGCGCTGCTCGGCCGCATCCCCTCCGCCGTGGGTTACCAGCCGACGCTGGCGACCGACATGGGTGCCCTGCAGGAGCGCATCACCTCCACCAAGAAGGGCTCGATCACCTCGGTGCAGGCCATCTACGTGCCGGCCGACGACTTGACCGACCCCGCGCCTGCCACCTCGTTCGCCCACCTGGACGCCACCACCGTGCTGTCGCGCTCGATCGCCGAAATGGCGATCTTCCCGGCCGTGGACCCGCTGGACAGCACCAGCCGGATCCTCGACCCGCGCGTCGTCGGCGACGAGCACTATCAGGTCGCCCGTTCGGTGCAGAAGGTCCTGCAGACCTACAAGTCGCTGCAGGACATCATCGCGATTCTGGGCATGGACGAGCTGTCGGAAGACGACAAGCTGGTCGTCGCCCGCGCCCGCAAGATCCAGCGCTTCCTGTCCCAGCCGTTCCACGTCGCCGAGGTGTTCACCGGCACCCCGGGCGTGCTGGTCAGCCTGGAAGACACGATCAAGGGCTTCAAGGGCATCGTCAACGGCGAGTACGACCACCTCCCCGAAGCCGCCTTCTACATGGTCGGCAAGATCGAGGATGCGGTCGAGAAGGCCCGCAAGATGGCCGCCGAGGCCGCGTAA
- a CDS encoding F0F1 ATP synthase subunit gamma, which yields MPSLKDLKNRIASVKSTQKITAAMKMVAASKLRRAQEQAEAGRPYAERMGRMLASLAANVSSNGEGPKLMTGTGKQDVHLLVVITSDRGLCGGFNGTIVREARRQIARLESEGKTVKVLTVGRKGRDQIRRTNPKTIVQSYEDIGRKRLSFAEADMITAKVLELFEAGEYDVASVIYNKFKSAMTQVVTVQQVIPFAMPEGEPAEAADQGEAKALYEFEPEEDQILADLLPKNLSIQVYRALLESAASEQGARMTAMDSATRNAGDMINKLTLTYNRTRQAVITKELIEIISGAEAI from the coding sequence ATGCCAAGCCTTAAGGACCTTAAAAACCGTATCGCCAGCGTCAAGTCGACGCAGAAGATCACGGCCGCCATGAAAATGGTCGCCGCCTCCAAGCTGCGCCGCGCGCAGGAGCAGGCGGAGGCCGGCCGTCCCTATGCCGAGCGCATGGGCCGTATGCTCGCGTCGCTCGCCGCCAACGTGTCGAGCAACGGCGAAGGTCCGAAGCTGATGACCGGTACCGGAAAGCAGGACGTGCACCTGCTGGTCGTCATCACGTCGGACCGTGGCCTGTGCGGCGGCTTCAACGGAACCATCGTGCGCGAGGCGCGGCGCCAGATCGCCCGGCTCGAAAGCGAGGGGAAGACCGTCAAGGTGCTGACCGTCGGCCGCAAGGGCCGCGACCAGATCCGCCGGACCAACCCCAAGACCATCGTCCAGTCCTATGAGGACATCGGACGCAAGCGGCTGTCGTTCGCCGAGGCCGACATGATCACCGCCAAGGTGCTCGAGCTGTTCGAGGCCGGCGAATACGACGTGGCGTCGGTGATCTACAACAAGTTCAAGTCGGCGATGACCCAGGTCGTCACCGTCCAGCAGGTGATCCCGTTCGCCATGCCGGAAGGGGAGCCCGCCGAGGCCGCCGACCAGGGCGAGGCGAAGGCGCTGTACGAGTTCGAGCCGGAGGAGGACCAGATCCTCGCCGACCTGCTGCCGAAGAACCTGTCGATCCAGGTCTATCGGGCGCTGCTCGAAAGCGCCGCCAGCGAGCAGGGTGCCCGGATGACCGCGATGGACAGCGCCACGCGCAACGCCGGCGACATGATCAACAAGCTGACGCTGACCTACAACCGGACCCGCCAGGCCGTCATCACCAAGGAGTTGATCGAGATCATCTCCGGTGCCGAGGCGATCTGA